One segment of uncultured Jannaschia sp. DNA contains the following:
- the dapF gene encoding diaminopimelate epimerase → MTDMRPSGLPFMKMHGLGNDFVVIDGRDGHAVDADLARAMGDRHRGVGFDQLALIGDGTDADVELTFWNADGSTAGACGNATRCIAAHELAARGRDTMTLRTERGRLDARATPDGVSVNMGAPLLDWREVPLARDVDTLHLPIDGVPVATGMGNPHCTFFVDDAEAVDLAAFGSAHEHHPLFPERTNVQLAHLVGPDHLRMRVWERGVGVTLASGSSSCAVAVAAARRGLTGRAVRIDLDGGTLMVDWRADGVWMTGPTAHVFDGVWHG, encoded by the coding sequence ATGACCGACATGCGCCCCTCCGGCCTGCCCTTCATGAAGATGCACGGGCTCGGCAATGATTTCGTCGTGATCGACGGACGCGACGGCCACGCGGTCGACGCCGACCTCGCGCGCGCCATGGGTGACCGCCATCGCGGTGTGGGGTTCGACCAGCTCGCGTTGATCGGCGACGGGACGGATGCCGATGTCGAGCTGACCTTCTGGAACGCCGATGGCAGCACGGCCGGGGCCTGCGGCAACGCCACCCGCTGTATCGCCGCGCACGAGCTCGCAGCGCGCGGCCGTGATACGATGACGCTGCGGACCGAGCGGGGCCGCCTCGACGCCCGCGCGACGCCCGATGGCGTGTCGGTCAATATGGGCGCGCCCCTTCTGGATTGGCGAGAGGTGCCGCTGGCGCGCGATGTCGACACGCTGCACCTGCCGATCGACGGCGTCCCGGTCGCGACGGGCATGGGCAATCCGCATTGCACCTTCTTCGTCGACGATGCCGAGGCGGTGGACCTCGCCGCCTTCGGCTCCGCCCACGAGCATCATCCCCTCTTTCCCGAGCGGACCAATGTGCAATTGGCGCATCTTGTAGGTCCCGATCATTTGCGGATGCGGGTGTGGGAGCGGGGCGTCGGCGTCACGCTGGCCTCCGGCTCCTCCTCCTGCGCGGTGGCCGTCGCGGCCGCACGCCGGGGCCTGACGGGGCGCGCGGTCCGCATCGATCTCGACGGTGGCACGCTGATGGTCGATTGGCGCGCGGACGGCGTCTGGATGACCGGGCCGACCGCCCATGTGTTCGACGGGGTCTGGCATGGCTGA
- a CDS encoding transglycosylase SLT domain-containing protein produces MRFLLVALLVTLAACVSTPDPEPVAPPAPALYPGETPEIRVLVNKWADHYDLPRSLVHRIVQRESDYRPAARSGPYYGIMQILPATARNMGMQGNPSQLLDADTGLKYSLRYMRGAWMLSGGDEATAVQWYARGFYYEAKRQGLLQETGLRGGLWQRYDAGEAQMPPIDANGRLITTPPEPDCVPATGFAGLLGAEACT; encoded by the coding sequence ATGCGTTTCCTTCTCGTTGCCCTCCTCGTGACCCTTGCAGCCTGCGTCAGCACGCCCGACCCCGAGCCGGTCGCCCCGCCCGCGCCCGCGCTCTATCCCGGCGAGACGCCCGAGATCCGTGTGCTCGTCAACAAGTGGGCGGATCATTACGACTTGCCGCGCAGCCTCGTGCACCGGATCGTCCAGCGCGAAAGCGACTATCGCCCCGCAGCCCGCAGCGGGCCCTATTACGGCATCATGCAGATCCTGCCCGCGACCGCGCGCAACATGGGGATGCAGGGCAATCCCAGCCAGCTTCTCGATGCCGATACCGGCCTGAAATACTCGCTGCGCTACATGCGGGGCGCGTGGATGCTGTCAGGCGGGGACGAGGCGACGGCGGTGCAATGGTATGCCCGCGGCTTCTACTACGAGGCCAAGCGGCAGGGTCTCTTGCAGGAGACGGGCCTGCGCGGCGGTCTCTGGCAGCGCTACGACGCGGGCGAGGCGCAGATGCCGCCGATCGACGCGAATGGCCGGCTGATCACGACCCCGCCCGAGCCGGACTGCGTCCCCGCGACGGGATTCGCGGGCCTTCTGGGCGCCGAAGCCTGCACGTGA
- a CDS encoding lysophospholipid acyltransferase family protein yields the protein MEQFHYRIQAGALRALLAAVSVLPLAWRRAVVGGVTAMAVRLIPTLRRRAAENIALIHPEMPAPDQRALTVRAARNLGRTLTGIWFNDDLAAEVADIRAEGPGLDALRAADADGRGAVIVSGHFGQWEAIRHVLKREGLETGALYRPNNNPYYEPIFRAGIERGGAPIIPKGAPGMRVLLRHLKGGGRVALLPDQYVTDGIWLPFLGEPAMTSPVAAELALRYGVPLVPAFAPWEDGHLRVVIEAPIPASDAATMMRAFNDRLGSWVTRHPSQWHWLHQRWKYYPFNEEGRDAARE from the coding sequence ATGGAGCAATTCCACTATCGCATTCAGGCCGGAGCGCTGCGCGCGCTGCTGGCGGCTGTGTCGGTGCTGCCCTTGGCGTGGCGGCGGGCGGTGGTCGGCGGCGTGACGGCGATGGCGGTGCGGCTGATCCCGACGCTGCGGCGGCGCGCGGCCGAGAACATCGCCCTGATCCATCCCGAGATGCCCGCGCCCGACCAGCGGGCCCTGACCGTGCGGGCGGCCCGCAATCTCGGGCGGACGCTGACCGGGATCTGGTTCAACGACGACCTGGCCGCCGAGGTCGCGGATATCCGCGCCGAGGGGCCGGGACTGGACGCGCTCCGGGCCGCCGATGCGGACGGTCGGGGTGCGGTGATCGTCTCGGGTCATTTCGGCCAGTGGGAGGCGATCCGCCATGTCCTCAAGCGCGAGGGGCTGGAGACGGGCGCGCTCTACCGGCCGAACAACAACCCCTATTACGAGCCGATCTTTCGCGCCGGGATCGAACGCGGCGGCGCGCCGATCATCCCGAAGGGCGCGCCGGGGATGCGCGTGCTGCTGCGCCATCTGAAGGGGGGCGGCCGCGTTGCGCTCCTGCCCGATCAATACGTGACCGATGGCATCTGGCTGCCCTTCCTGGGCGAGCCCGCGATGACCTCGCCGGTCGCGGCCGAACTTGCGCTGCGCTACGGCGTGCCGCTGGTCCCGGCCTTCGCCCCTTGGGAGGACGGGCATCTGCGGGTCGTCATCGAAGCCCCGATCCCGGCATCGGACGCGGCCACGATGATGCGGGCGTTCAACGACCGGCTCGGGTCGTGGGTGACGCGCCACCCGTCGCAATGGCACTGGTTGCACCAGCGCTGGAAATACTACCCCTTCAACGAAGAGGGCCGGGACGCGGCCCGGGAGTAG
- a CDS encoding L-serine ammonia-lyase, giving the protein MFLSIFDIFKPGIGPSSSHTMGPMVAAARFLAALRGGAEPEPGAGPPARLEAVLHGSLAWTGKGHATDHAVLLGLLGFDPATVDMDAAEAALDDLRRTGRVAPEGLPEMALDPEAGVIFDCGPPLPGHANGLILRAFDERDNLRLEETYYSVGGGFVATARELTEPGDLHAEKEAAGYPYPFGSAAEMLAMAAASGQSIAEMKWANESVLTPEAQLGTRIDGIWSAMDGCIDRGLGVGGILPGGLNVKRRARAIHAQLQDEAGLNLAQPHVVNDWLSVYAMAVNEENAAGGRVVTSPTNGAAGVVPAVIRYYRDHCVGATPEGIRTFLLTAAAIGGLIKHNASISGAEVGCQGEVGSASAMAAAGICAALGGTPAQVENAAEIALEHHLGMTCDPAAGLVQVPCIERNGLGAIKAVSAASLSLRGDGTHFMPLDNCIEAMRQTGIDMSEKYKETSQGGLAVNLPEC; this is encoded by the coding sequence ATGTTCCTGAGCATCTTCGACATCTTCAAACCGGGCATCGGGCCGTCCTCGTCGCACACGATGGGGCCCATGGTAGCCGCCGCACGGTTCCTCGCGGCGCTGCGTGGCGGCGCCGAGCCCGAGCCCGGCGCCGGCCCCCCCGCCCGGCTGGAAGCGGTGCTGCACGGCTCGCTTGCCTGGACGGGCAAGGGGCACGCCACCGACCACGCCGTCCTGCTGGGCCTTCTGGGCTTCGATCCGGCAACCGTCGACATGGACGCGGCCGAGGCGGCGCTGGACGATCTGCGCCGAACCGGCCGCGTCGCCCCCGAAGGCCTGCCCGAGATGGCGCTCGACCCCGAGGCGGGCGTCATCTTCGATTGCGGCCCGCCGCTGCCCGGCCATGCCAACGGCCTAATCCTCCGGGCCTTCGACGAACGCGACAACCTGCGATTGGAGGAGACGTATTACTCCGTCGGCGGCGGATTCGTCGCGACCGCGCGCGAACTGACCGAACCCGGCGACCTCCATGCCGAAAAGGAAGCGGCAGGCTATCCCTATCCGTTCGGCTCCGCCGCCGAGATGCTGGCGATGGCGGCCGCCTCCGGCCAGAGCATCGCAGAGATGAAATGGGCCAACGAGTCCGTGCTCACCCCCGAGGCGCAACTTGGCACGCGGATCGACGGGATCTGGTCCGCGATGGATGGCTGCATCGACCGGGGGCTCGGGGTCGGTGGCATCCTGCCGGGCGGGCTGAACGTCAAGCGGCGCGCCCGTGCGATCCATGCCCAGCTTCAGGACGAGGCGGGCCTGAACCTCGCGCAGCCGCATGTCGTGAACGACTGGCTCTCGGTCTATGCGATGGCCGTGAACGAGGAGAACGCAGCCGGCGGCCGGGTCGTCACCTCGCCCACCAACGGCGCCGCCGGAGTCGTGCCAGCGGTGATCCGCTACTACCGCGATCATTGCGTCGGGGCGACGCCCGAGGGCATCCGGACCTTCCTTCTGACGGCGGCGGCGATCGGCGGGCTGATCAAGCACAACGCGTCGATCTCGGGTGCGGAGGTCGGCTGTCAGGGCGAGGTCGGATCGGCCTCGGCGATGGCGGCGGCGGGGATATGCGCCGCCTTGGGTGGCACACCCGCGCAGGTCGAGAACGCCGCCGAGATCGCGCTGGAGCATCACCTCGGCATGACCTGCGACCCGGCAGCGGGCCTCGTGCAGGTGCCCTGCATCGAGCGGAACGGGCTGGGCGCGATCAAGGCGGTCTCGGCCGCGTCGCTCAGCCTGCGCGGGGACGGCACCCATTTCATGCCGCTGGACAATTGCATCGAGGCGATGCGCCAGACCGGCATCGACATGAGCGAGAAGTACAAGGAAACGAGCCAGGGCGGGCTGGCGGTCAACCTGCCGGAATGTTGA
- a CDS encoding glycosyltransferase family 2 protein — MTGRGAVRQNGLDAMGHLPVGGRGAEVGTHDGRHTAELVRIAQPAALTLIDPWAKDAEQDARPLNYTAPQSERDDQLAQVRAAHPDATIRRETSTEALAAMRDGVLDWLWLDGNKQYDVILADLEAGCRVVRPGGTIAGGGWHWAGELGRPVREAVGDLIERLPGAELHQKGQYWAIILPETVTLAPRPTDERFLVISTMKNEAPYILEWVAHHRAIGFTDFLVYTNDCEDTTDPILDRIEELGGVRHVVNTVLSRGPHKSALKWARDHVLRHKATWILIADVDEFINVRSADGTIQGLLAELGAETDVVSFPWKIFGNGGIEAFRDVPITAQFTACEKAPGRGGRRKRDVKTMFRRYEAMYHIGLHRPRVAPDWQDKLVWKSPSGEDISEKMNPSKTWSIKWGGCDETAYMHHYPLRSLEAYILKKNRGRANHINEDLGLDYWDKWNLNGGRDESLVAGVPGFAEEMAALTGDRRLRRLHRLGIEWHREQFETLMAEPRYRALWDELKDREERAATE; from the coding sequence GTGACCGGGCGTGGTGCCGTGCGCCAGAACGGGCTCGACGCGATGGGGCACTTGCCCGTCGGCGGGCGCGGGGCGGAGGTCGGGACCCATGACGGCCGTCACACCGCCGAACTGGTCCGGATCGCGCAGCCCGCCGCGCTGACGCTGATCGACCCTTGGGCGAAGGACGCCGAACAGGACGCCCGGCCGCTGAACTACACCGCCCCGCAATCCGAGCGGGACGACCAGCTGGCGCAGGTCCGCGCCGCCCATCCCGACGCGACCATCCGGCGCGAGACCTCGACCGAGGCGCTGGCGGCTATGCGGGATGGGGTGCTCGACTGGCTCTGGCTCGACGGCAACAAGCAGTACGACGTGATCCTCGCCGATCTGGAGGCCGGCTGTCGCGTGGTGCGCCCGGGGGGCACCATCGCGGGCGGCGGTTGGCACTGGGCGGGCGAGCTCGGGCGGCCGGTGCGCGAGGCGGTGGGCGATCTGATCGAACGCCTGCCCGGGGCCGAGCTGCACCAGAAGGGGCAATATTGGGCCATCATCCTGCCCGAGACGGTCACGCTGGCGCCGCGCCCCACCGACGAGCGGTTTCTCGTCATTTCGACGATGAAGAACGAGGCGCCCTACATCCTCGAATGGGTGGCGCATCACCGGGCCATCGGGTTTACGGATTTCCTCGTCTACACCAACGATTGCGAGGACACGACCGACCCCATCCTCGACCGGATCGAGGAGTTGGGCGGCGTTCGGCACGTGGTAAACACGGTGCTGTCGCGCGGGCCGCACAAGTCGGCGCTAAAATGGGCGCGGGACCACGTGCTGCGCCACAAGGCGACGTGGATCCTGATCGCGGATGTCGACGAGTTCATCAATGTCCGCTCGGCCGATGGCACCATACAGGGCCTCCTGGCCGAGCTCGGTGCCGAGACCGACGTTGTCAGCTTCCCGTGGAAGATCTTCGGCAATGGCGGCATCGAGGCGTTCCGCGACGTGCCGATCACCGCCCAGTTCACCGCCTGCGAGAAGGCGCCAGGCCGGGGCGGCCGCCGCAAGCGCGACGTCAAGACCATGTTCCGCCGCTACGAGGCGATGTACCATATCGGCCTGCACCGGCCCCGCGTCGCGCCCGACTGGCAGGACAAGCTGGTCTGGAAGTCCCCCTCTGGCGAGGACATCAGCGAGAAGATGAACCCCTCGAAGACGTGGTCGATCAAGTGGGGCGGCTGCGACGAGACGGCCTATATGCACCATTACCCGCTCCGCTCGCTCGAGGCCTACATCCTCAAGAAGAACCGCGGGCGCGCCAATCACATCAACGAGGATCTGGGTCTCGACTACTGGGACAAGTGGAACCTCAACGGCGGGCGGGACGAGAGCCTCGTGGCGGGGGTGCCGGGATTCGCCGAGGAGATGGCGGCGCTGACTGGCGATCGCCGCCTGCGCCGCCTCCACCGTCTCGGGATCGAGTGGCATCGCGAACAATTCGAGACACTGATGGCCGAGCCGCGCTACCGCGCGCTCTGGGACGAACTGAAGGACCGCGAGGAACGCGCCGCCACCGAGTGA
- a CDS encoding FkbM family methyltransferase has product MPDKMTPRYMRRYGFEARTIIDVGVLNGTPFLYEAWPDRKFVLVDPLEESRESVAKLWPKLDYTFHVVALGAAPGSFRMDVEPGRLARSTVGTRMDADETVTSREVEVVTLDSLTADLEGPLGLKIDTEGHELEVLRGATDTLARCEFVIAETSIKKRFDGGYRFSEVIAFMAEHGFEAHSFLSGLTRAPRFSDVLFIPADDSRFDMAPKDAS; this is encoded by the coding sequence ATGCCCGACAAGATGACGCCGCGCTACATGCGGCGCTACGGCTTCGAGGCCCGCACCATCATCGACGTGGGTGTCCTGAACGGGACGCCGTTCCTCTACGAGGCCTGGCCGGATCGCAAGTTCGTGCTGGTCGATCCCTTGGAGGAGAGCCGCGAGAGCGTGGCCAAGCTCTGGCCAAAGCTGGATTACACCTTCCATGTCGTCGCGCTGGGGGCCGCGCCGGGCAGCTTTCGGATGGATGTCGAGCCGGGACGCCTGGCGCGGTCCACTGTGGGCACACGCATGGATGCCGACGAGACCGTCACATCGCGCGAGGTGGAGGTCGTCACGCTCGACAGTCTGACCGCCGACCTGGAGGGGCCGCTTGGCCTCAAGATCGACACCGAGGGCCACGAGCTGGAGGTGCTGCGCGGGGCCACCGACACGCTGGCGCGCTGCGAGTTCGTCATCGCCGAGACCTCGATCAAGAAGCGGTTCGACGGCGGCTATCGCTTCTCGGAGGTGATCGCATTCATGGCCGAACATGGCTTCGAGGCGCACAGCTTTCTCAGCGGCCTGACGCGCGCGCCGCGCTTCTCGGACGTGCTCTTCATTCCTGCCGACGATTCGCGCTTCGACATGGCGCCGAAGGACGCGTCGTGA
- a CDS encoding LacI family DNA-binding transcriptional regulator yields MSRRNTRHQHLTLRDVSEASGVSEMTVSRVLRNRGDVSAKTREKVIETAKRLGYVPNKIAGALASSRVNLVAVIVPSLSNLVFPEMLAGVEEALEGTGLQPVVGATGYDPEKEERVLFEMLSWRPTGVVIAGLEHTEASRAMLANAGVPVVEVMDVDGEPVDAAVGISHWRAGYQVGTEIATRGYARVGVLGTKMHGDHRARKRIEGLERALSEAGIAVADQMAYDGFSGFAKGREMTAAMLDRTPDLDFLFYTNDLTGAGGMLYALERGHDVGGALGMAGFNAFDLLGGLPRRLATVDSRRREAGRVAAQIVAGSHVFDGDDRRVELVPTFLPGDTMRPLPGSTETGA; encoded by the coding sequence TTGTCCCGCAGGAACACCCGCCACCAGCACCTGACGCTTCGCGACGTGTCCGAGGCGTCCGGCGTCAGCGAGATGACCGTCAGCCGCGTGCTGCGCAATCGCGGCGATGTCAGCGCCAAGACCCGCGAGAAGGTCATCGAGACGGCCAAGCGTCTGGGCTACGTGCCCAACAAGATCGCGGGTGCTTTGGCATCGAGCCGGGTGAACCTCGTCGCGGTCATCGTGCCCAGCCTATCGAACCTCGTCTTTCCCGAGATGCTCGCCGGCGTCGAGGAGGCGCTCGAGGGCACCGGGCTGCAGCCGGTCGTCGGCGCCACGGGCTACGATCCCGAAAAGGAAGAGCGCGTCCTCTTCGAGATGCTGTCCTGGCGGCCGACGGGCGTCGTCATCGCGGGGCTCGAGCATACCGAGGCGTCGCGCGCGATGCTGGCCAATGCAGGCGTTCCGGTGGTCGAGGTGATGGATGTCGACGGCGAGCCCGTCGATGCCGCCGTCGGGATCAGCCACTGGCGCGCGGGTTACCAGGTCGGCACCGAGATCGCGACGCGGGGCTACGCCCGTGTCGGCGTGCTGGGCACGAAGATGCATGGCGACCACCGCGCCCGGAAGCGGATCGAGGGGCTGGAGCGCGCGCTGTCGGAGGCGGGCATCGCGGTGGCCGACCAGATGGCCTATGACGGGTTTTCGGGCTTCGCCAAGGGTCGCGAGATGACGGCGGCGATGCTCGATCGGACGCCGGATCTCGACTTTCTCTTCTACACCAACGACCTGACCGGCGCGGGGGGTATGCTCTACGCGCTCGAGCGGGGACACGATGTCGGCGGTGCGCTGGGGATGGCGGGGTTCAACGCGTTCGACCTGCTCGGCGGCCTGCCGCGCCGGCTCGCCACTGTGGACAGCCGTCGCCGCGAGGCGGGGCGCGTCGCGGCGCAGATCGTGGCGGGTAGCCACGTGTTCGACGGCGACGACCGCCGGGTCGAGCTGGTGCCGACCTTCCTGCCGGGCGACACGATGCGCCCGCTGCCCGGCTCGACGGAGACCGGGGCGTGA